In the Sarcophilus harrisii chromosome 1, mSarHar1.11, whole genome shotgun sequence genome, one interval contains:
- the LOC100916794 gene encoding zinc finger protein OZF-like: MDPESLRPPQERVTFRDVAVDFTQEEWGLLDPPQKELYKGVMLENARNLLSLGLPVPREDVIFYFEQREVPWMLHPEVLRSHPPEKDIRFEMKEHTTEQNLSVVKSLKTRFISDGPANFTWQESCDEPEKIHIGEKSYDDKRIGKAFTESGALNRHLQRIYTGKKHYECNQCGKAFTQRGPLIAHQRIHTGEKPYKCNQCGKAFTQMGPLTAHQRTHTGEKPYKCNQCGKAFTQRGALTGHQRIHTGENPYECNQCGKTFKYKHSLPVHQRIHNEDKPYKCNECGKAFRQKGALNVHQRIHIREKPYKCNQCGKAFTNQRALTVHQRIHTGEKPYKCNQCAKTFRKKDILIVHQRIHTEEKPYVCKQCGKVFRQRGALTVHQRIHTGEKPYECNQCGKTFTQRGTLTAHQRIHTGENRFECNQCGKTFAHKGTLTAHQRIHTGEKPYECNQCGKAFREKRILMVHQRIHTGENPFECNQCGKTFAQKGTLTVHERIHTGEKPYECNQCGKAFRLTKGQSEASDFAEFCLT, from the exons ATGGACCCTGAGAGCCTCAGACCTCCTCAG GAGAGGGTGACATTCAGGGATGTGGCTGTGGACTTTACCCAGGAGGAGTGGGGCCTCTTGGACCCTCCTCAGAAGGAGCTGTACAAGGGGGTGATGCTGGAGAATGCCCGGAATCTGCTGTCCCTGG GGCTTCCAGTTCCCAGGGAAGATGTGATCTTTTATTTTGAGCAAAGGGAAGTACCCTGGATGCTGCACCCAGAAGTACTGAGGAGCCACCCTCCAG aaaaagaCATCAGATTTGAAATGAAGGAACATACTACAGAGCAAAACCTTTCAGTGGTAAAATCTCTCAAGACAAGATTCATCAGTGATGGTCCTGCTAACTTCACTTGGCAAGAGAGCTGTGATGAACCTGAGAAGATCCACATTGGAGAGAAATCTTATGACGATAAGAGAATTGGAAAGGCTTTCACAGAAAGTGGAGCTCTTAATAGACATTTACAGAGAATTTACACTGGAAAGAAAcattatgaatgtaaccaatgtggaaaggcttttacacaaAGGGGACCTCTTATagcacatcagagaatccatactggggagaaaccttataaatgtaaccaatgtggaaaggcttttacacaaATGGGACCTCTTACAGCACATCAGAGAACGcacactggggagaaaccttataaatgtaaccagtgtggaaaggcttttacacaaAGGGGAGCTCTTACTGGACATCAGAGAATACACACTGGAGAGAacccttatgaatgtaatcaatgtggaaagactttcaaatataagcatAGTCTTCCTgttcatcagagaatccacaatGAAGacaaaccttataaatgtaatgagtgtggaaaggcttttagacaaAAGGGAGCTCTTaatgtacatcagagaatccacattagggagaaaccttataaatgtaaccaatgtggaaaggcttttacaaatCAGAGAGCTCTTAcagtacatcagagaatccatactggggagaaaccttataaatgtaaccagtgTGCAAAGACTTTTAGGAAAAAGGATATtcttattgtacatcagagaatccacactgaagAAAAACCTTATGTATGTAAGCAGTGTGGAAAGGTTTTTAGACAAAGGGGTGCTCTTACTgtgcatcagagaatccacactggggagaagccttatgaatgtaaccagtgtggaaagacttttacacAAAGGGGAACTCTCACtgcccatcagagaatccatactggagagaaccgctttgaatgtaatcaatgtggaaagacttttgcACATAAGGGAACTCTCACtgcccatcagagaatccacactggagagaaaccttatgaatgcaaccaatgtggaaaggcttttagagaaaagagaattcttatggtacatcagagaatccacactggagagaacccctttgaatgtaatcaatgtggaaaaactTTTGCACAAAAGGGAACTCTTACTGTACatgagagaatccacactggagagaaaccttatgaatgcaaccaatgtggaaaggcttttag